In one window of Zygosaccharomyces rouxii strain CBS732 chromosome E complete sequence DNA:
- the FMP40 gene encoding Fmp40p (similar to uniprot|Q08968 Saccharomyces cerevisiae YPL222W FMP40 The authentic non-tagged protein was localized to the mitochondria), translated as MSDGRCVFNVLKESGTSRFVKSLTPDSAVPNVKRAIALAESQDVKKRVLPFHQPRNVSRGCHFAYTLPEQRPHYRTLLKSVQTHADMDLKMDEKLEKLLSGEQVYYDESQGIFPYSTAYAGFQFGTFAGQLGDGRVVNLFDVQDNKGNWQTLQLKGSGLTPFSRFADGKAVLRSSIRELIISEALYHIGVPSSRALQLTLLPETRASRERKSEPCAVLCRVAPTWLRIGSFDLFRFRPHLKGLLGLTHFAIDEVFNGGKDFPRKRDLNIFRKDFFPNDGIEQGAEARNPVEGSTIYDEFYRHVINLNAKCVASWQTYGFMNGVLNTDNTSIMGLSLDYGPFNIMDQLKPDFTPNHDDIAGRYSFENQPSAIWWNLIMLGHDLSVLIGAGPSHIDKILSMQELSEELPAEVEKEVVNRANDVIALAGNEYKFTFLSEYANLMGKRIGIDLGLSSDLTNAEEIAAQSSQVHDFLSNILEPLLNILETTEVDYNHFFVKLQNYRGPLFDDDGAEGLSRSFLSLFLHAPQIEQLQAFKSGEIDINADSGGVRIVMGTVERLSQWAKEYVKFVPDEQKRSEIAKEVNPLFTPRAWMFDEVVDDFMDNQRTELNDPESKIDNSLLSKLFLMSSNPYDPSKWEESLRPDVQERWMNLEHESIREKYLKQATCSS; from the coding sequence ATGTCTGATGGTAGGTGTGTCTTTAATGTTCTGAAAGAGTCTGGGACATCGAGGTTTGTCAAGAGCCTGACTCCTGATAGTGCCGTTCCCAATGTAAAAAGAGCCATAGCATTGGCGGAATCTCAAGATGTGAAGAAAAGAGTACTTCCCTTCCATCAGCCCAGGAACGTTTCTCGAGGGTGTCATTTTGCATATACCTTGCCTGAACAGAGGCCTCATTATAGGAcacttttgaaatctgTGCAAACGCATGCGGACATGGATTTAAAGatggatgaaaaattagaaaaattacTTAGCGGTGAGCAGGTTTACTACGACGAAAGCCAAGGGATTTTCCCCTACAGTACAGCATATGCtggatttcaatttggtaCATTTGCAGGTCAATTGGGAGATGGTAGAGTGGTGAATTTGTTTGATGTGCAAGACAACAAGGGTAATTGGCAGACTTTGCAGCTGAAAGGCAGTGGACTAACACCATTCTCAAGGTTTGCCGATGGTAAGGCCGTGTTGAGATCTTCCATTCGTGAGCTAATTATCAGTGAGGCATTATATCACATTGGGGTGCCTTCTAGTAGAGCGTTACAATTGACACTTTTACCCGAGACTAGAGCATCTAGAGAGAGAAAGTCTGAACCATGTGCAGTTTTGTGCAGGGTTGCTCCCACTTGGTTGCGTATAGGTAGTTTCGATCTTTTCAGATTTAGGCCTCATCTGAAAGGATTGTTGGGTTTAACCCATTTTGCGATCGATGAAGTATttaatggtggtaaagatTTCCCACGTAAGAGGGATCTCAACATTTTTagaaaagatttctttCCCAACGATGGTATCGAGCAAGGTGCAGAAGCAAGAAATCCAGTGGAAGGATCCACAATTTACGATGAGTTCTACAGGCATGTGATTAACTTAAATGCCAAATGTGTCGCATCTTGGCAGACATACGGATTTATGAATGGTGTGCTCAACACAGATAATACATCTATCATGGGGCTTAGTCTAGATTATGGACCTTTCAATATCATGGATCAGTTGAAGCCAGATTTTACGCCAAATCACGACGATATTGCAGGTAgatattcttttgaaaatcaaCCCAGTGCTATCTGGTGGAATTTGATCATGCTGGGTCATGATCTCTCGGTGTTGATTGGTGCAGGCCCTAGTCACATTGACAAGATATTATCGATGCAGGAATTATCTGAAGAATTACCCGCCGAAGTTGAGAAAGAAGTAGTGAATCGTGCAAATGATGTCATTGCACTTGCCGGTAATGAGTACAAGTTTACTTTTCTCAGTGAATATGCTAATTTGATGGGTAAACGTATCGGAATAGATTTGGGGTTGAGCTCCGATTTGACAAACGCTGAAGAAATTGCGGCTCAAAGCAGTCAAGTGCATGATTTCTTATCAAATATATTAGAGCCATTACTGAATATCCTAGAGACTACAGAAGTTGATTACAATCATTTCTTTGTGAAATTGCAAAACTACAGAGGACCGCTctttgatgatgatggtgcCGAAGGTTTGAGTAGAAGCTTTTTATCACTGTTTTTGCATGCTCCCCAGATTGAACAACTTCAGGCATTTAAATCAGGAGAGATCGATATCAACGCTGATTCCGGCGGTGTACGTATTGTAATGGGTACGGTAGAGCGTTTGTCGCAATGGGCTAAGGAATATGTTAAGTTTGTTCCAGATGAGCAAAAACGTTCAGAGATCGCCAAAGAGGTTAATCCACTTTTCACACCTAGAGCTTGGATGTTTGACGAAGTCGTTGATGACTTTATGGACAACCAAAGAACTGAGCTGAATGATCCAGAGTCAAAGATTGATAATTCCCTATTGAGCAAATTGTTCTTAATGAGTTCTAATCCTTATGACCCCAGTAAATGGGAGGAATCCTTGAGACCAGATGTTCAAGAAAGatggatgaatttagaacATGAAAGTATAAGAGAAAAGTATTTGAAGCAAGCTACTTGTTCTAGTTGA
- the HOT1 gene encoding Hot1p (some similarities with uniprot|Q03213 Saccharomyces cerevisiae YMR172W) yields the protein MSDTTNPLVVGGTTAMTPNGNGLLDTSQPVTNVQVGDGPSPSLNMTTAAGGSASGQQPEPLALNLNLALESDPLAANNHTAPNNNNSSRASTAGQTSTNTAAAAAAAAVAAANSTGNASTNMNSNSNTTMPTPVMEGSNPGSTNSAGLTGTYPSMNSIPSASPSRTIPNDRSTNTVRMFQRMDELSARFIVMEEMFQKLCKTVEQQSLCMADLKLQNSQMCQEVSGKLDEICQQQRHYGEQPNDQDSFVTDLLNSITNVSSSYLRKIRSRSRPGSTKVSPQQQGITPPGGQWTQYDQAATTQNFAQTQSNSVPCDKMFTLNPNGIKRRRHNPPHSNVTSGAPSYTDLASLNNLGTISLPNLALDHTGITPLIRSGGSGGANGPLGFPTHPTQDQQQQQPQQPQQPPQHSSRGRGIHLEIGSELASANEDEDGYQEEDDDDDNSVLAKTHSSSDGGSSSSEDASAEEEDEADDEIDNATKESSGNRSNNVNLNARAKRKRPRLADQNMRNLIGNSDDVSVRNTPDRNERLVLKNSRSAIGQLVGSSTNSLPDVVGNNVVNTSPNSRDLNYTLLKAPTDVRTIWKEYVSGIGGDPPIKKLEEKYGNKWRLNHNRKTFARRKRLYKFIINGMNKGKSADEMIDALERRRLYRDENGEVKRRTIGWLQQSLTGI from the coding sequence ATGTCTGACACAACAAATCCATTAGTCGTTGGGGGTACAACAGCTATGACACCGAATGGTAATGGTCTCTTGGATACTTCTCAACCTGTTACAAATGTACAAGTTGGCGATGGTCCTAGCCCCTCTTTAAATATGACGACAGCTGCCGGTGGTTCTGCAAGCGGTCAACAGCCTGAACCGTTGGCActcaatttgaatttagCATTAGAGTCGGATCCTCTGGCCGCAAATAACCATACCGCTCcaaacaataataattcaAGTAGAGCTTCTACGGCGGGACAGACGTCGACAAATACAGCGGCTGCAGCGGCAGCGGCAGCAGTTGCGGCAGCTAATAGCACGGGCAACGCAAGTACCAATATGAATTCTAATAGTAACACAACGATGCCTACACCTGTAATGGAAGGCAGTAACCCTGGATCTACGAACTCGGCAGGATTAACTGGTACGTATCCATCGATGAATTCCATTCCATCTGCGAGCCCATCGAGAACCATTCCAAATGATAGAAGTACTAATACAGTTCGAATGTTCCAAAGGATGGATGAATTGAGCGCAAGGTTTATCGTTATGGAGGAGATGTTCCAAAAATTATGCAAAACTGTCGAACAACAGTCGTTATGTATGGCAGATttaaaattacaaaattcaCAAATGTGTCAAGAGGTTAGTGGAAaacttgatgaaatttgcCAACAACAGCGACATTACGGGGAACAACCAAACGATCAAGATTCATTTGTGACAGATTTACTAAATTCTATCACCAACGTGAGCAGTTCATATTTACGAAAAATCAGATCAAGATCACGTCCAGGAAGCACCAAAGTATcaccacaacaacagggAATAACGCCCCCAGGCGGCCAATGGACTCAATACGATCAAGCTGCAACCACTCAAAACTTCGCACAGACTCAATCCAATAGTGTCCCATGTGACAAAATGTTTACTTTGAATCCCAATGGTATAAAGAGACGTAGACACAACCCACCTCATTCTAATGTAACGAGTGGTGCACCTTCCTATACAGATCTCGCTTCTTTAAACAATCTAGGAACTATAAGTCTTCCGAATCTAGCTCTAGATCATACTGGTATAACCCCATTAATAAGGAGTGGAGGGAGTGGTGGTGCCAATGGCCCATTAGGATTCCCCACACACCCAACACAGgatcaacaacagcaacaaccGCAACAACCGCAGCAACCACCACAGCATTCTTCCAGGGGTCGAGGTATTCATCTTGAGATAGGCTCGGAACTTGCCTCTGCTaatgaggatgaagatgggtatcaagaggaagatgatgatgatgacaatAGCGTTTTAGCCAAAACGCATAGTAGTAGTGATGGTGGAAGTAGCTCTAGTGAAGATGCAtctgctgaagaagaagatgaagccGATGATGAGATAGACAATGCCACTAAAGAGAGTAGTGGTAATCGTAGTAACAATGTAAATCTAAATGCACGTGCAAAGCGCAAGCGTCCAAGACTCGCAGATCAAAACATGAGAAATCTAATTGGTAATAGCGATGACGTTAGCGTAAGGAATACTCCTGACAGAAATGAAAGGCtagttttgaaaaacagTAGATCTGCAATAGGACAATTGGTAGGATCTTCAACAAATAGCCTTCCAGATGTTGTTGGCAATAATGTAGTGAATACTTCTCCTAACTCACGTGACCTGAACTATACCCTTTTAAAGGCGCCAACTGATGTAAGAActatttggaaagaatacGTCAGTGGCATTGGAGGCGACCCACCgattaaaaaattggaagagaAATACGGCAACAAGTGGCGGTTAAATCACAATCGCAAGACCTTTGCCAGGCGCAAGAGGCTCTACAAATTTATTATTAATGGTATGAACAAAGGTAAGTCCGCCGATGAAATGATTGACGCCCTCGAGCGTAGAAGGCTCTATAgagatgaaaatggtgaagtaAAACGCCGAACAATAGGTTGGCTACAACAAAGCTTGACGGGGATATGA
- the DDR48 gene encoding DNA damage-responsive protein 48 (weakly similar to uniprot|P18899 Saccharomyces cerevisiae YMR173W DDR48 DNA damage-responsive protein expression is increased in response to heat-shock stress or treatments that produce DNA lesions) encodes MGLFSKVKEVVSNKSSGGDLVDKAESVAGKDKVEKARKTVGDDKFSKGEDFIRNKLNNTHLDDDKKGGKSGKNGDSYGGGDAYGSSGKNKGSSYGDDSYGGSSSGKNKSSYGDDSYGGGDTYGGSSSGKGKSSYGDDSYGGGDTYGSSGKGDTYGSSGKGKSSYGDDSYGGSSSGKGDTYGSSGKNKSSYGDDSYGGGDTYGSSGKGKSSYGDDSYGGSNAYGSSGKGDTYGSSDKGKSSYGDDTYGGSSSGKGKSSYGDDSYGGDTYGSSGKGDTYGSSGKNKSSYGDDSYGGGDTYGSSGKGDTYGSSGKGKSSYGDDSYGGSNTYGSSGKGDTYGSSGKNKSSYGDDSYGGGDTYGSSGKGDTYGSSGKGKSSYGDDSYGGGDAFGSSGKGKSSYGDDSYGGGDAFGSSGKGKSSYGDDSYGGGDTFGSSGKGKSSYGDDSYGGSNTYGSSGKGKSSYGDDDNLGSTGGYGGGSDNYGGSGGYGSSGRGGGSNW; translated from the coding sequence ATGGGTTTGTTCAGTAAGGTTAAGGAAGTCGTCAGCAACAAGAGCAGCGGCGGCGACCTTGTTGACAAGGCTGAAAGCGTAGCTGGTAAGGACAAAGTAGAGAAGGCTAGAAAGACTGTTGGTGATGACAAGTTCAGCAAGGGTGAGGACTTTATCCGTAACAAGTTGAATAACACTCACCTAGATGATGACAAAAAGGGAGGTAAGAGTGGTAAGAATGGCGACTCCTACGGTGGTGGTGACGCCTATGGTTCCTCTGGTAAGAACAAGGGCAGCTCCTATGGTGATGACTCTTACGGTGGCAGCTCCTCTGGTAAGAACAAGAGCAGCTACGGTGACGACTCCTacggtggtggtgacaCCTACGGTGGTAGTTCCTCCGGTAAGGGTAAGAGCTCCTACGGTGACGATTCTTACGGCGGAGGCGACACATATGGTTCCTCCGGCAAGGGAGACACCTACGGCTCTTCCGGTAAAGGTAAGAGCTCCTACGGTGACGACTCCTACGGTGGTAGTTCATCCGGTAAGGGTGACACCTATGGCTCCTCCGGTAAGAACAAGAGCAGCTACGGTGACGACTCTTacggtggtggtgacaCCTACGGTTCCTCCGGTAAGGGTAAGAGCTCATACGGTGATGACTCCTACGGTGGTAGCAACGCATATGGTTCCTCCGGCAAGGGCGACACCTATGGCTCCTCCGATAAGGGCAAGAGCTCCTATGGTGACGATACCTACGGTGGTAGTTCCTCCGGTAAAGGCAAGAGCAGCTACGGTGACGACTCTTACGGTGGTGACACTTACGGTTCCTCCGGTAAGGGCGACACCTATGGCTCCTCTGGTAAGAACAAGAGCAGCTACGGTGACGACTCTTacggtggtggtgacaCTTACGGTTCCTCCGGTAAGGGCGACACCTATGGTTCGTCCGGTAAAGGCAAGAGCTCATACGGTGATGACTCCTACGGTGGTAGCAACACATACGGTTCCTCCGGTAAGGGCGACACCTACGGCTCCTCTGGTAAGAACAAGAGCAGCTACGGTGACGATTCTTacggtggtggtgacaCATACGGTTCCTCCGGTAAGGGAGACACCTACGGCTCCTCCGGTAAAGGCAAGAGCTCTTATGGCGATGACTCCTACGGTGGTGGCGACGCATTCGGTTCCTCCGGTAAGGGTAAGAGCTCATACGGTGACGACTCCTACGGTGGTGGCGACGCATTCGGTTCCTCCGGTAAGGGTAAGAGCTCATACGGTGACGACTCCTACGGTGGTGGCGACACATTCGGTTCCTCCGGTAAGGGTAAGAGCTCATACGGCGACGACTCCTACGGTGGTAGTAACACCTATGGTTCTTCCGGTAAAGGCAAGAGCAGTTATGGCGATGATGACAACCTTGGTTCCACTGGCGGCTacggtggtggtagtgaCAACTACGGCGGTAGCGGCGGCTATGGCTCCTCTGGTAGGGGTGGTGGCAGCAACTGGTGA
- a CDS encoding uncharacterized protein (weakly similar to uniprot|P36775 Saccharomyces cerevisiae YBL022C PIM1 Mitochondrial ATP-dependent protease involved in intramitochondrial proteolysis involved in degradation of misfolded proteins in mitochondria required for bigenesis and maintenance of mitochondria): MFFGKNDNVTDIQDFPCLTLNNAPRVVPIPGILYRLTYELEVGQNILGNFKNLKSYENHLLLTGVKGRDKDQPSDSKIANSLTKFRTNHDSPNEEKSLYLTLIPSEYGDPCVGCVAKVVGVLTEQKTMTISFKTQKRAIVKAPLVNSGNQVFNSTIKVVDDFPGISKLTREQLKRGPQEFKELFNSIDETIRSFKSQYKQPAKNKKSSQHLLFLSPLSNTLFFQLNKTGFNKAWSIILGLVVDLENNVKKRSDPEIYLEVLKLVDLITAVLPISVHQKWTILTTTNFTERFQNFGNVLQNFQNVFETLYASTGYVQQYFTQASNLDKSRLIANQLKSLKFFIDDVKAQNTFPADVEKRHNKPKTLVPRNFHFDKGSNSKEGKVDEDEEDEEDIDLLKKFIDNIRQYEIHPDGIKMLKKDFKRFAKMSPQNTEYQVLKNYFDIITDIPFGRYGEREPIDVNKSRNTLDKDHYGLQMVKKRLLEYLCILKLQEKLGNIKKRAPILLLVGPPGVGKTSIAKSVAQVLNRQFQRVSLGGIHNEADIRGHRRTYVGSMCGLIINALRKSDCMNPLILLDEVDKVLSTTGSSAGYSSKINGDPGAALLEVLDPEQNNTFMDHYLGFPVDLSQVLFFCTANDLSGISRPLLDRMEVIEIPGYTPEEKIQIGTNFLLPKQISLNGLDSCNCEFQISDKAWKSLVLEYTREPGVRSLERQLAAIVRGKVSEVVETGKYEEKNSTSRSENEVLQPKELLKYLGFPLHPITRELLQQIKHAEKEGVVNGLSYNSDGTGSVLVFEVIKTGGSDGQDISNTKNGPTIISTGNLGNVLQESINIAKSVVKVMLRKKQLVFPPQVVINLQEFLSSEYHLHVPAGAISKDGPSAGAAIALALLSVALKKPVEPTICMTGELTLRGKILPIGGIKEKLLGARIYGMHKVLVPLANRSDLVEALTDDVAPFANGQDRSELDLVKQKMHLQVCYVDTIHDVVRHAWPDFSDASSPSSNTWTLPDNNSHRAKL, translated from the coding sequence ATGTTCTTTGGCAAGAATGACAATGTTACAGATATTCAAGATTTCCCCTGTTTGACGTTGAACAATGCCCCCAGAGTAGTACCAATACCGGGGATTCTCTACAGATTGACCTATGAATTGGAAGTGGGTCAAAACATACTgggaaatttcaaaaatctaaaaAGTTACGAGAACCATTTATTGCTGACGGGAGTTAAAGGACGGGATAAAGACCAACCTTCGGATTCTAAGATtgcaaattctttaacgAAGTTCCGTACAAACCACGACTCTccaaatgaagaaaagtCCCTTTATTTGACTCTAATCCCATCAGAGTATGGAGATCCATGTGTTGGTTGTGTCGCGAAGGTCGTGGGTGTCTTAACAGAACAAAAAACGATGACCATTTCCTTCAAAACACAAAAGAGGGCAATAGTGAAGGCTCCTCTAGTAAATTCTGGGAATCAAGTTTTCAATAGCACTATAAAAGTTGTAGATGATTTTCCGGGAATATCTAAACTGACAAGAGAGCAGTTAAAACGCGGACCTcaagaattcaaagaacTATTCAATTCCATAGATGAGACAATACGTTCATTTAAATCCCAATACAAACAACCTGCCAAGAATAAGAAATCCTCCCAGCATCTATTATTTTTGTCGCCTCTTTCCAATACacttttcttccaattgaataaaaCTGGCTTTAACAAGGCATGGAGTATAATTCTTGGTCTCGTAGTAGACCTAGAGAATAAtgtgaaaaaaagaagcGATCCTGAAATTTACCTAGAGGTCTTAAAACTAGTTGATCTAATAACAGCCGTTTTACCTATATCAGTACACCAAAAATGGACCATCTTGACAACCACAAATTTCACTGAAAGGTTCCAAAACTTCGGAAATGTTTTgcaaaactttcaaaacGTTTTCGAAACCCTCTATGCATCTACAGGGTACGTGCAACAATATTTTACCCAGGCCTCTAACTTAGATAAATCAAGGTTAATTGCCAATCAgttgaaatctttgaaatttttcattgacGATGTGAAAGCTCAAAACACCTTTCCCGCCGACGTGGAAAAACGTCATAACAAACCTAAAACACTTGTACCTCGTAACTTCCACTTTGATAAGGGATCCAATTCCAAGGAAGGAAAAGTcgatgaggatgaagaagatgaagaagatatagatctcttgaaaaaattcatcgataaTATTCGTCAGTACGAAATTCACCCAGACGGTATTAAGATGCTAAAGAAAGACTTCAAAAGATTCGCCAAAATGTCACCACAGAACACAGAATACCAAGTGCTAAAGAACTATTTCGACATCATTACCGATATACCATTTGGTAGATACGGTGAAAGAGAACCTATTGATGTGAATAAATCTCGAAATACTCTTGATAAAGATCACTATGGATTACAAATGGTCAAAAAGCGATTATTGGAATATCTATGCATACTCAAACTACAGGAAAAACTTGGTAACATTAAGAAAAGAGCCCCCATTCTTCTATTGGTAGGGCCTCCGGGTGTCGGTAAGACTTCAATTGCCAAATCCGTAGCTCAAGTACTTAACCGTCAATTCCAAAGGGTATCACTCGGCGGTATTCATAACGAAGCTGACATTAGAGGTCATAGAAGAACTTACGTGGGATCCATGTGTGGTCTCATCATCAATGCCCTAAGGAAGAGTGACTGTATGAACCCTCTGATCTTGCTGGATGAAGTGGATAAAGTTTTAAGTACTACAGGAAGCAGCGCAGGTTACTCCTCTAAGATCAACGGTGACCCAGGTGCTGCACTATTGGAAGTACTTGATCCTGAACAGAATAATACTTTTATGGATCACTACCTTGGATTTCCCGTAGATTTATCGCAAgttttattcttttgtACCGCTAACGACCTAAGCGGCATCTCCCGCCCCCTATTGGACAGAATGGAAGTGATAGAAATTCCCGGTTACAcaccagaagaaaaaatacaaatagGTACCAATTTCTTATTACCAAAGCAGATAAGTCTTAATGGACTCGATAGCTGCAATTGCGAATTCCAAATAAGTGATAAAGCTTGGAAATCACTTGTATTAGAGTATACGCGTGAACCAGGGGTACGTTCTTTGGAGAGACAATTAGCCGCTATCGTCAGGGGTAAAGTTAGTGAAGTTGTGGAAACGGGGAAATACGAGGAAAAGAATAGTACTTCAAGAAGTGAAAACGAAGTACTTCAACCGAAGGAGCTTCTCAAGTATTTAGGATTCCCACTTCACCCAATTACCAGAGAACTTTTACAACAGATCAAACACGCTGAAAAGGAAGGCGTTGTCAATGGATTGTCCTATAATTCAGATGGCACTGGTAGTGTACTTGTCTTTGAAGTGATAAAGACGGGCGGCAGTGATGGCCAAGACATTTCTAACACAAAAAATGGACCCACTATTATTTCTACCGGTAATTTGGGTAACgttttacaagaatctATTAATATCGCTAAAAGTGTAGTGAAAGTCATGTTGAGGAAAAAACAATTGGTTTTCCCACCCCAAGTAGTTATCAACTTACAGGAGTTTCTTTCGAGTGAATATCATCTGCATGTCCCTGCAGGTGCAATCTCTAAGGACGGTCCCAGTGCAGGCGCCGCCATAGCCTTGGCGTTATTATCGGTTGCACTGAAAAAACCCGTTGAACCAACAATTTGTATGACTGGAGAACTAACACTTAGGGGtaaaattttaccaattggGGGCATTAAGGAGAAACTTTTGGGAGCTAGAATTTATGGTATGCATAAGGTGTTGGTTCCATTAGCTAATAGATCCGATTTGGTTGAAGCCCTCACTGATGATGTAGCTCCATTTGCTAATGGACAAGACAGATCAGAATTGGATCTGGTTAAACAGAAAATGCACCTTCAAGTGTGTTATGTGGATACAATTCATGATGTTGTGAGGCATGCTTGGCCTGATTTTTCAGACGCTTCATCTCCATCTTCAAATACTTGGACGTTACCGGATAACAACTCACACAGAGCCAAGCTCTGA